ACTCGTCCCAGTGCGTGAACTGATGACAGGGGTACGCGGCGGCCGCGAGATCGATGGTGGTCACGGCAGCTCCCTGAGCCAGAACGTCATGGGTTTCGGGCTTTCCTGCGTCTCGTCGAGGTCCTGCCACGACAGCAGGGCGCGCAGGTCCGGGCGCCGCGTGTACCCCCGGTGCGTCCAGAACGCGTCGAGCGGCACGAAGTCGGCGGGGCGGCGCGGGTGCGTGTCCGGGCGGTCCACCGCGCAGAACGCGGCGAGCGTGAAGCCCAGCTCGCGCCCCACCCGCTCCCGCTCACGAAAGAACTGCACGCCGATCCCCTGCCCGCGGTACTCGGGCCGCAGGACGCTCTCCGCGAGGTACCACACGCGCCCCACGTCCAGGCCCGCCGCCTCCCACGGGGCGCGCAGTTCCGGCAGCTCCGCCGCGAGCGGCAGGGCGCTGCTCGCCCCGACCACCTGCTGACCCGGCGGTCTGCTCAGGTCGCGCACCAGCACCACGGCGCTCTGCGGCGTCTCCAGGTACCCGCGCAGGTAGCGCGTCTCGTACGCCGGGTCGCCCTCGTAAAGGTACGGGAACGCCCGGAACACCTCCACGCGCAGCCGCGACAGTTCCGGGATGGCGTCCGCGAGGGCCGCGCCGCTCAGCACGTCCACGCTCAGGTGCGCGGGCAGCGGGCGCGTCACTGGCCCGCGACCTGCCGGGACCAGTCCATCAGGTTGTACAGGTTCGTGACGCGCGCGATCCGCCCGCCGCGCACCTCGAAGAACGCCCCGACCGGCAGCACGTACGTCTGACCGTGCGCTTCCGGCAGGCCCTCGTCCGTCTTCAGGTACTCGCCGTGAATCACGAATTCCGCCGCGGCGCGCGACCCGTCCGCGTTCGTCATGACGACCACGTCGCGCGCCTGCTCCCGGTAGTGCGCGTCCATGCGTGCCAGGAACGCGCGGAACGCCTCACGGCCCGCCTGCCGTTCGCCCTCGTTGATGTCGTGGACGACATCGTCCGTCAGCAGGTCCAGCATCCCGGCGGCATTCCCGGCGTTGAA
Above is a genomic segment from Deinococcus aquiradiocola containing:
- a CDS encoding GNAT family N-acetyltransferase produces the protein MTRPLPAHLSVDVLSGAALADAIPELSRLRVEVFRAFPYLYEGDPAYETRYLRGYLETPQSAVVLVRDLSRPPGQQVVGASSALPLAAELPELRAPWEAAGLDVGRVWYLAESVLRPEYRGQGIGVQFFRERERVGRELGFTLAAFCAVDRPDTHPRRPADFVPLDAFWTHRGYTRRPDLRALLSWQDLDETQESPKPMTFWLRELP
- a CDS encoding ketosteroid isomerase-related protein, with translation MSTTDLITAYYAAFNAGNAAGMLDLLTDDVVHDINEGERQAGREAFRAFLARMDAHYREQARDVVVMTNADGSRAAAEFVIHGEYLKTDEGLPEAHGQTYVLPVGAFFEVRGGRIARVTNLYNLMDWSRQVAGQ